A region of the Bacillus sp. NP247 genome:
CCCTGCTTCCAGTTGGAAAATTAATGCTGATACTGGGCCTACTATAGCACTGGCGACGACAGTTGGGACGAGAATCATTGGATTTTTAGTAATATTAGGCAACTGTACTTTTGGAGTACAGAGTGCTTGAGCTAATATGCCGCCTAAATTATTTTCTTTCGCTGAAATAACAGAGAATCCGATAAATTGAGCAACACATCCTGCAAGTGCTGCACCGCCTGCAACGCCATCTAAGCTAAGTGCTATCGCTAAAGCAGCTGATGAGGCCGGTGAGATAAGTAATAGTCCCCAAACTACAGCAATCACGATAGAAGCGATAAATGGGCTACCAGCTGAACTATCTTTAATGAATGCTCCAACTGTATTTAAAACTGGGCTAATATTTTGAGCTAACCAAATACCGACTAAACCAGAACCTAATATTGCTGCAAATGGAACGAGCATCATATCTAAAGCAGTTTTTCCACTTAATCGTTTACCAATATAAACTGCTAAAGTCGCTGTTAATAATGCACCGATTGGTTCACCTGTTTTAATGATGAGACCGGCTTCAGTAATTGAAATTGAACCAGCTCCAATTGCTCCAGCTACCATCGCTGAGAAAATTACGAGTCCGTTTGCACCGAGCATAAAAGCAATCCCGGCTCCAATTGCTGGTGCCATAAGTGATTTTGCAACAACTCCGATTGTAATAAGTAATGGGATATCAACAATTCTTCCTATATTTTCGATCAGTAAACCAATTCCGAGGGATACGAAAATACCCTGTGCGATTCCGGCAGAAGCTTTAAACACACGAGACATTATATATTCCTTCATTTGTTTCACCTTCTCCTATAATTTAGTAACCAACTGTTTTCATATAATCGCGTAAAACATCGTTTGATTTTGCAAAGCGGCTTTCTTCATCTTCTGATAAGTTTAGTTCTACCACTTCTCTTATACCGTCTCTAGTAATAATTGCTGGTACTCCTGTACAAATATCGTATTCGCCATATTCACCATCTAAAATAGCTGAAACAGCGATAACACGGTGATCATCATTGAAAATTGAGCGCGCAATATAAGCTAAAGAATTTCCAATTCCGTAATAAGTAGTTCCTTTGCGCTTATAAATTTCCCATCCAGCTTTTGCAGTCTTCTCAACAATTTCATCTAAATCTATTTCACCTAAGCGTTCTTTTTGTTCCTCTAAAATTTGCAGAATTGGTTTTCCACCAACAGTTACATGAGACCAAGCAACCATTTGAGAATCACCATGTTCTCCTAATGAATACCCATGAATACTACGAGGGTCTACATGTAACATTTCAGATAAAATTGTTCTTAAGCGAGAAGAATCTAGTGATGTACCAGTACCAAGTACACGATGTCTTGGCAAACCAGATAATTTCCACACTTGATATGTAATAATGTCAACTGGGTTCGATGCGAGTAAGAAAATGCCATCAAATCCACTTTCCATTACGCCGCCAACAATGCTTTCCATAATCTTAGCGCTTGCTCCTAAAGTGTCTAAACGACTTTGCCCAGGCTTCGGCGCTGGTCCTGCTGTAATAATAACAATGTCCATATCTTTGCAGTCTTCATAACTTCCTGCATATACTTTTGTTCTTGTATTTGTAAAGTTAATGCAGTGCGATAAATCCATCGCTTCTCCAACTGCACGTTCATGATTTATATCAATTAACAATAGCTCTTCGCAAATCCCTTGGTTTACAATGGAATACGCACAGCTTGATCCAACTAATCCAGTACCGATAATTGCAATTTTTCTTGTGTTTCTATTCATAGCAATCTCTCCCAATTGATTATGTAGTCTATTTCTTTTGTTCTTTACACTCCTAATTATAGAGGTTCTCACGATAGAAACCATGGATACTTTGTGAAATGTTGATCAAAGTTTTTGTCCTTTTTGCGAATTGTTATATTCAATTTTCGTCATATTTGTTACAACTGGAAAAATATTTATTATGTATTTATTGACATATACCAAATAAAAACGAGCGAATCCATTCGCTCGTTTCATTCATCGCGCTATTCCGCACTTAATTGACTTTTTAATTGTTGTACAATCATTGGATTAGCAGGCGCTGCCGGCTTATAATAACTTTTTTGCTTTGCGTATTCATACATATTACGTTGACGAGATTCATCTTGATTACGAATTTGAATTAACGTTTGATGTAACTGTTCATTATCAGACTGAGAAATATAATTTGCATAACTTGTTAAACTTGAATTTAACCCTGCTAAATAATCGTTTACCATATCTTTTTCATTCATTTTTCTCTTCCTCCTATCCTAAAAAAGTCATTAATTGCTGTTTCGTATTTCGTGCATCTTGCGCATCCTTTTGTAGCATTTGCTTTAGCTGTGGATCTGTACAAGCCTGTGCATACTGTTCTAATTTGTTAATAATTGTTGCGTGTCCACCAATCAAATGACGTAAGTTTTCTACTTCAAGCTCTGTTAAATTTTGCATAGAACATACCCGCCTTTCTTTTTTCATTCGTCATTAGTATTTGGGTTTTTTTGGATTGTATTCATTAACTTTTCCCACATATAAACAAAATAAAAGATGAATAGCTAGGCCATTCATCTTTTCCGCTAAATATTCATTCAATTTTATAAAGAGACAATCATACTTATACTCACAAGTAGGTTCCATACAATATGTAAAATGATACTAGGTACAATAGATTGTGTCTTCTTATATAACATAGCAAATACAATCCCCATAATCATTGCCGTAATCGGAAAACCCCCATGAAGAATCCCAAAAATGAAGGAAGAAATAATGATACCAACTAGAAAACTATATTTCTTTTCAAAAAATCGATACAAAATACCTCTATATAAAATTTCTTCTTTAATTGGTGTAATTATAGCAACACTTAGCACATATATAATGCTTTGTATCAAACTATTTTGAAGTGTCTCTCCCCCTAATTGATTTCGTTGCTGCTCTGCACTTTCAAAGCTAAACAACTCTAACATTGCATACTGAGTTAATGCAATGACGATAAAACCTATTAATAAATACAAGTAGGTTTTCCCATTTTTTAAAACAGAT
Encoded here:
- a CDS encoding L-lactate dehydrogenase, translated to MNRNTRKIAIIGTGLVGSSCAYSIVNQGICEELLLIDINHERAVGEAMDLSHCINFTNTRTKVYAGSYEDCKDMDIVIITAGPAPKPGQSRLDTLGASAKIMESIVGGVMESGFDGIFLLASNPVDIITYQVWKLSGLPRHRVLGTGTSLDSSRLRTILSEMLHVDPRSIHGYSLGEHGDSQMVAWSHVTVGGKPILQILEEQKERLGEIDLDEIVEKTAKAGWEIYKRKGTTYYGIGNSLAYIARSIFNDDHRVIAVSAILDGEYGEYDICTGVPAIITRDGIREVVELNLSEDEESRFAKSNDVLRDYMKTVGY
- a CDS encoding PTS transporter subunit IIC yields the protein MKEYIMSRVFKASAGIAQGIFVSLGIGLLIENIGRIVDIPLLITIGVVAKSLMAPAIGAGIAFMLGANGLVIFSAMVAGAIGAGSISITEAGLIIKTGEPIGALLTATLAVYIGKRLSGKTALDMMLVPFAAILGSGLVGIWLAQNISPVLNTVGAFIKDSSAGSPFIASIVIAVVWGLLLISPASSAALAIALSLDGVAGGAALAGCVAQFIGFSVISAKENNLGGILAQALCTPKVQLPNITKNPMILVPTVVASAIVGPVSALIFQLEAGKEIAGLGLSSLIAPINLISSQGWEVVPAMIITYIIIPVAVSYILYIALKKAGRIHSGDMTVPQS
- a CDS encoding spore coat protein, coding for MNEKDMVNDYLAGLNSSLTSYANYISQSDNEQLHQTLIQIRNQDESRQRNMYEYAKQKSYYKPAAPANPMIVQQLKSQLSAE